In one Aromatoleum aromaticum EbN1 genomic region, the following are encoded:
- a CDS encoding type II toxin-antitoxin system Phd/YefM family antitoxin: protein MITYTSVEAQNRFGELIDRSQREPVQVTRRGRVVAYVVSEHDMQEVLDLRKRREDAARWYAQYRQQVAQRAGNTAGELSDDDVNRLVHELR, encoded by the coding sequence ATGATCACCTACACCTCAGTCGAGGCACAGAACCGGTTCGGCGAGTTGATCGACCGCTCCCAGCGCGAACCCGTCCAGGTCACCCGTCGCGGCCGCGTGGTCGCCTACGTCGTCTCCGAGCACGACATGCAGGAAGTGCTCGATCTGCGCAAGCGCCGGGAAGACGCCGCGCGCTGGTATGCGCAGTACCGCCAGCAAGTTGCGCAACGTGCCGGCAACACGGCCGGGGAATTGAGCGACGACGACGTAAACCGCCTCGTGCATGAGCTTCGCTAG
- the ilvA gene encoding threonine ammonia-lyase produces MSSIPVPLTLPDLVAARERIRDAVVRTGQWQNDALSDELGVPLQLKLENMQRTGSFKLRGATHKIGRLLEAGARPAGVVAASAGNHAQGVARAAARVGLGAVVVMPANAPLTKIQACRKLGADVRLVGDTLEAASDEARRLADGEGLALIHPYDDWDVIAGQASCGLEMLEDAPDMTVAIVPLGGGGLLSGVALALKLQNPAIRVIGVQTDAVAPWRHFLRDGTLEAVRPDAHTIADGIKVKRPGMLTRQVIARHVDDIVTVDDNAIAEAIVTLLERTRTIGEGAGVVGLAALLQRKVRLGPDDRAVVVISGGNVDMTLVGRSIDYGLASSGRLMSVAVMISDAPGQLLALLATVAELGMNVRHVEHRRGELHVAVGMTEVILQIETRDAEHQHALLTHFAAQGLAVRNLLAG; encoded by the coding sequence ATGTCGTCCATCCCGGTGCCGCTCACATTGCCCGATCTCGTCGCCGCGCGCGAACGCATCCGCGATGCGGTCGTCCGTACCGGCCAGTGGCAGAATGACGCGCTGTCCGACGAACTCGGCGTGCCGCTGCAACTGAAGCTCGAAAACATGCAGCGCACCGGCTCGTTCAAGCTGCGCGGCGCGACGCACAAGATCGGCCGCCTGCTGGAAGCCGGTGCTCGGCCCGCCGGCGTCGTCGCGGCGTCGGCCGGCAACCACGCGCAGGGCGTTGCGCGCGCGGCTGCGCGGGTCGGCCTCGGGGCGGTCGTCGTGATGCCGGCGAACGCGCCGCTGACGAAGATCCAGGCGTGTCGCAAGCTCGGTGCCGACGTGCGCCTCGTCGGCGACACGCTCGAAGCCGCCAGCGACGAAGCGCGCCGGCTGGCCGACGGCGAAGGGCTCGCGCTGATCCATCCCTACGACGACTGGGACGTGATCGCCGGCCAGGCGAGCTGCGGCCTGGAGATGCTCGAAGACGCGCCGGACATGACCGTCGCGATCGTGCCGCTCGGCGGCGGCGGGCTGCTCTCCGGCGTCGCGCTGGCGCTGAAGCTGCAGAATCCGGCGATCCGCGTCATCGGCGTGCAGACCGACGCGGTCGCGCCGTGGCGGCATTTCTTGCGCGACGGCACCCTCGAGGCGGTGCGGCCGGACGCCCACACGATCGCCGACGGCATCAAGGTGAAACGGCCGGGAATGCTGACGCGGCAGGTGATCGCGCGCCACGTCGACGACATCGTCACCGTCGACGACAACGCGATCGCCGAGGCGATCGTCACGCTGCTCGAACGCACGCGCACGATCGGCGAAGGTGCGGGCGTGGTCGGGCTCGCGGCGCTGCTGCAGCGCAAGGTCCGCCTCGGGCCCGACGACCGCGCGGTGGTCGTGATTTCGGGCGGCAACGTCGATATGACGCTCGTCGGGCGTTCGATCGACTACGGCCTCGCGTCGAGCGGGCGGCTGATGAGCGTCGCGGTGATGATTTCCGATGCGCCGGGCCAGTTGCTCGCGCTGCTGGCGACAGTCGCCGAACTCGGCATGAACGTGCGCCATGTCGAGCACCGCCGCGGCGAACTGCACGTCGCGGTCGGCATGACCGAAGTGATCCTGCAGATCGAGACGCGCGATGCCGAGCACCAGCACGCGCTGCTGACGCACTTTGCCGCCCAGGGCCTTGCCGTGCGCAACCTGCTCGCGGGATGA
- a CDS encoding DHA2 family efflux MFS transporter permease subunit, with product MASAPPSPAALPPLAGRPLVLGTVALSLATFMNVLDSSIANVSIPAIAGDFGVSPNQGTWVITSFAVANAIAVPLTGWLTQRFGTVRLFVTSVLLFVLTSWLCGAAPNLESLIALRVLQGLVAGPMIPLSQTLLLQSYPTAKAGMALAMWSMTTLVAPVMGPLLGGWITDNMSWPWIFYINVPIGVAAAAVTWGIYRERNSPTRKLPIDRIGLALLVLWVGALQVMLDKGKELDWFASGQIVALAVAAAVGFAFFLAWELTEKHPIVDLSLFRRRNFWTGTLAMSLGYGAFFGNVVLLPLWLQQYLGYTATLAGFVLAPVGLLAILLLPVVGKQVGHRDPRQLATLAYLVFALVLWMRSEFNTQADMATLMLPTLIQGAAMAFFFIPLVSLTLSDLSPDRVPAASGLSNFARITAGAFGTSIATTLWEDRAALHHAQLTEAVTAGSNATAQALDGLAASGFSTQQALAQVNRLVDQQAFMLGADDVFRASAILFLLLIGVVWLARPARSGAAAG from the coding sequence ATGGCCTCCGCCCCCCCTTCACCGGCAGCCTTGCCGCCGCTCGCCGGACGGCCCCTCGTCCTCGGCACGGTGGCCCTGTCGCTGGCCACCTTCATGAACGTCCTCGACTCGTCCATCGCCAACGTGTCGATCCCCGCGATCGCCGGCGATTTCGGGGTCAGTCCCAACCAGGGGACGTGGGTCATCACCAGCTTCGCCGTGGCCAACGCCATTGCCGTGCCGCTCACCGGCTGGCTGACCCAGCGCTTCGGCACCGTGCGGCTGTTCGTCACGAGCGTGCTGCTCTTCGTCCTCACCTCGTGGCTGTGCGGCGCCGCGCCCAATCTCGAATCGCTGATCGCCTTGCGGGTGCTGCAGGGCCTCGTCGCCGGGCCGATGATTCCGCTGTCGCAGACGCTGCTGCTGCAGAGCTACCCGACGGCCAAGGCCGGCATGGCGCTGGCGATGTGGTCGATGACCACGCTGGTGGCGCCGGTGATGGGGCCGCTGCTGGGCGGCTGGATCACCGACAACATGAGCTGGCCGTGGATCTTCTACATCAACGTGCCGATCGGCGTGGCCGCGGCGGCGGTGACCTGGGGCATCTACCGCGAGCGCAACTCGCCGACCCGCAAGCTGCCCATCGACCGCATCGGCCTCGCCCTGCTGGTGCTGTGGGTCGGTGCGCTGCAGGTCATGCTCGACAAGGGCAAGGAGCTCGACTGGTTCGCCTCCGGGCAGATCGTCGCACTTGCAGTGGCGGCGGCGGTCGGGTTCGCCTTCTTCCTCGCGTGGGAATTGACCGAGAAGCACCCCATCGTGGACCTCTCGCTGTTCCGCCGCCGCAATTTCTGGACCGGCACCTTGGCGATGTCGCTCGGCTACGGCGCCTTTTTCGGCAACGTCGTGCTGCTGCCGCTGTGGCTGCAGCAGTACCTCGGCTACACCGCCACGCTGGCGGGCTTCGTGCTGGCGCCCGTCGGCCTGCTCGCGATCCTGCTTTTGCCGGTCGTCGGCAAGCAGGTGGGCCACCGGGACCCGCGCCAGCTCGCCACCCTCGCTTACCTGGTGTTCGCGCTGGTGCTGTGGATGCGCTCCGAATTCAACACCCAGGCCGACATGGCGACGCTCATGCTACCCACCCTCATCCAGGGCGCGGCCATGGCGTTCTTCTTCATCCCGCTGGTGTCCCTGACGCTCTCCGATCTCTCGCCGGACCGCGTACCGGCCGCCTCGGGCCTGTCCAATTTCGCCCGCATCACCGCCGGCGCCTTCGGCACCTCGATCGCCACCACGCTGTGGGAGGACCGCGCCGCGCTGCATCACGCCCAGCTCACCGAAGCCGTCACCGCCGGCAGCAACGCCACGGCCCAGGCGCTGGACGGCCTCGCGGCGAGCGGCTTCAGCACGCAGCAGGCGCTCGCGCAGGTGAATCGCCTCGTGGACCAGCAAGCGTTCATGCTCGGCGCCGACGACGTCTTCCGTGCCTCGGCGATACTCTTCCTGCTGCTCATCGGAGTGGTCTGGCTGGCACGGCCCGCCCGGAGTGGAGCGGCCGCCGGATGA
- a CDS encoding CopG family ribbon-helix-helix protein gives MPTTAAKTVSVKLDDEMRDRIKHLAETRHRTTHWVMREAIQQYVEREEKREAFRQATLAAWEEYQETGVSVAADEVTAWLETWGESNEQAAPKCRK, from the coding sequence ATGCCGACCACCGCTGCCAAGACGGTATCCGTAAAGCTCGACGACGAGATGCGGGACCGCATCAAGCATCTTGCCGAGACTCGTCATCGCACCACGCATTGGGTGATGCGGGAGGCGATCCAGCAGTACGTCGAGCGCGAGGAAAAGCGCGAGGCATTCCGGCAGGCGACCCTGGCAGCCTGGGAGGAATATCAGGAAACAGGCGTATCCGTAGCCGCGGACGAGGTCACCGCTTGGCTCGAAACCTGGGGTGAAAGCAACGAGCAAGCCGCGCCCAAATGCCGCAAGTGA
- a CDS encoding HlyD family efflux transporter periplasmic adaptor subunit, with protein sequence MDKQDHTPAPAQTSNPARKRALLGLTALFSVIGLAYGGYWYGVERFRVETDNAYVQGNVVQITPQVAGTVLAINADDTDYVEAGQSLVRLDPADAQVALDQAEAQLAQTVREVRTTYANNSTLTANIAMRQAELARVQADVARAEDDVARRRPLVATGAVGKEELQHAVTALANARAAGAAATAALAAAREQLTSNQSLTEGTTVENHPNVQKAAARVREAYLALKRSDLPAPVTGYVAKRSAQVGQRVQAGAPLMAIIPLEQVWVDANFKESQLQDMRIGQPVRLAADMYGKKVEYHGTVAGLGAGTGAVFSLLPAQNATGNWIKVVQRVPVRVALDARELTEHPLRVGLSMTATVDVHDQSGKALADAPRHRPVAQTPVYGGLEADADAAVSAIVATHLGRKAAPVARPAAQAPASDAAVAKKPLHVAAAR encoded by the coding sequence ATGGACAAGCAAGACCACACCCCGGCCCCCGCACAAACGTCGAATCCGGCCCGCAAGCGCGCGCTTCTCGGCCTCACGGCCCTGTTCTCCGTGATCGGCCTGGCCTACGGCGGCTACTGGTACGGGGTGGAGCGCTTCCGCGTTGAAACCGACAACGCCTACGTCCAGGGCAACGTCGTCCAGATCACGCCGCAGGTCGCCGGCACGGTGCTGGCCATCAACGCCGACGACACCGACTACGTCGAGGCCGGCCAGTCGCTGGTCCGCCTCGACCCCGCCGACGCGCAGGTCGCCCTCGATCAGGCCGAGGCGCAGCTCGCCCAGACGGTGCGCGAAGTGCGCACGACCTACGCCAACAACAGCACGCTGACGGCCAACATCGCGATGCGCCAGGCCGAGCTCGCCCGCGTTCAGGCCGACGTCGCCCGCGCCGAGGACGATGTCGCCCGCCGCCGGCCGTTGGTGGCCACCGGCGCCGTCGGCAAGGAGGAGCTGCAGCACGCCGTCACCGCGCTGGCCAACGCCCGGGCCGCCGGTGCCGCCGCCACCGCGGCGCTGGCCGCGGCCCGGGAGCAGCTCACCAGCAACCAGTCGCTGACCGAAGGCACCACCGTCGAGAACCACCCCAACGTCCAGAAGGCCGCCGCCCGCGTGCGCGAAGCCTACCTCGCGCTCAAGCGCAGCGACCTCCCGGCGCCGGTGACCGGCTATGTCGCCAAGCGCAGCGCCCAGGTCGGCCAGCGGGTGCAGGCCGGGGCGCCGCTGATGGCCATCATTCCCCTCGAGCAGGTGTGGGTCGACGCCAATTTCAAGGAGTCCCAGCTCCAGGACATGCGCATCGGCCAGCCGGTGCGCCTGGCGGCCGACATGTACGGCAAGAAAGTGGAATACCACGGCACGGTCGCCGGCCTCGGCGCCGGCACCGGCGCCGTCTTCTCGCTGCTGCCGGCGCAGAACGCCACCGGCAACTGGATCAAGGTGGTGCAGCGGGTGCCGGTGCGGGTCGCCCTCGACGCCCGGGAACTGACTGAACACCCCCTGCGCGTCGGCCTGTCGATGACGGCCACGGTCGATGTCCACGACCAGAGCGGCAAGGCGCTCGCCGATGCGCCGCGCCACCGTCCGGTGGCCCAGACGCCCGTGTACGGCGGCCTGGAAGCGGACGCGGACGCCGCCGTGTCGGCCATCGTCGCCACCCACCTCGGCCGGAAGGCGGCCCCCGTCGCCCGGCCCGCCGCACAGGCGCCGGCATCGGATGCCGCCGTGGCGAAGAAGCCGCTGCACGTGGCCGCGGCCCGCTAG
- a CDS encoding type II toxin-antitoxin system VapC family toxin, with amino-acid sequence MIVVDSNVLAYLYLPGEYTSEAEALLESSPDWAAPILWRSEFRNILAGYLRRGTLSFDQAIDIQSEAEGLLSGTEYEVDSRSVLELVRSSECSAYDCEFVALAMRLHTKLVTMDGKVLRAFPDIAVALTAG; translated from the coding sequence ATGATCGTTGTCGACTCGAACGTTCTGGCGTACTTGTACCTTCCCGGGGAGTACACGTCAGAGGCAGAAGCGTTGCTGGAAAGCAGTCCGGATTGGGCTGCGCCAATCCTTTGGCGGAGCGAGTTTCGAAACATTCTGGCCGGCTATCTGAGGCGAGGAACACTCAGCTTCGATCAAGCGATCGATATCCAGAGCGAGGCCGAGGGCTTGCTCAGCGGGACCGAGTACGAAGTGGACTCGCGCAGCGTCCTGGAATTGGTGCGCAGCAGTGAATGCTCCGCATACGACTGCGAGTTCGTGGCGCTGGCGATGAGACTGCACACAAAACTTGTGACCATGGACGGCAAAGTACTACGTGCGTTCCCAGACATCGCTGTTGCGCTCACTGCGGGCTGA
- a CDS encoding efflux transporter outer membrane subunit, with protein MALRKPLRTRLAVLAAAVALTGCASFAGIEPASRPLAPAALGTASDPVDWPAAAWWQGFADPVLDGLIAQALAGNPSLALAESRLAKARALAGVAESALGPQLNADIDSTRRRFSEHADVPPPLAGSMQTISHARLNGSWELDFFGRNRAALDAALGSARAAEADAQAARVLLASDVARAYFRLAALLEQRGVARATLTQRRAILQLVDSRVQAGLDSNVEVRQAEGALPEIRRDLEALDEQIGLARHALAALAGQGPEAAAELAPTLATVRPQALPATLPADLVGRRADLAAARWRVEAATRGIDAAKAAFYPNINLVALAGFSSIGLGNWLKSGSRELGLGAAVHLPIFDAGRLRAGLRGTTADADAAVDSYNATLLQAVREVADQITSQQAVERQAREQQAALAAAESALDLALQRYRAGIGGYLTVLSAETNVLTQRRTAIDLKARGIDTRLQLIRALGGGYTADSTPAAA; from the coding sequence ATGGCCCTCCGCAAGCCCTTGCGTACCCGACTTGCCGTCCTCGCGGCCGCTGTGGCGCTGACCGGCTGCGCCAGCTTCGCCGGCATCGAGCCCGCTTCCAGGCCGCTGGCGCCCGCCGCTCTGGGGACGGCCTCCGACCCCGTCGACTGGCCGGCCGCCGCATGGTGGCAGGGCTTCGCCGACCCGGTCCTGGACGGCCTGATCGCGCAGGCCCTGGCCGGCAACCCCAGCCTCGCGCTCGCCGAATCCCGCCTGGCCAAGGCCCGGGCGCTGGCCGGGGTGGCCGAAAGCGCCCTGGGGCCGCAGCTGAACGCGGACATCGACAGCACGCGGCGCCGCTTCAGCGAACACGCCGACGTTCCGCCGCCGCTCGCCGGCAGCATGCAGACCATCAGCCACGCGCGCCTGAACGGCAGCTGGGAGCTGGACTTCTTCGGCCGCAACCGCGCCGCCCTCGATGCCGCCCTGGGCAGCGCCCGCGCCGCCGAAGCCGACGCCCAGGCGGCGCGGGTGCTGCTCGCGAGCGATGTCGCGCGCGCCTACTTCCGCCTCGCCGCGCTGCTCGAACAGCGCGGGGTCGCGCGGGCGACCCTGACCCAGCGCCGCGCCATCCTGCAACTGGTGGACAGCCGCGTGCAGGCGGGGCTCGATTCCAATGTCGAGGTGCGCCAGGCGGAAGGCGCGCTGCCCGAGATCCGCCGCGACCTGGAAGCCCTCGACGAGCAGATCGGCCTCGCCCGCCACGCCCTGGCGGCCCTCGCCGGCCAGGGGCCGGAGGCGGCCGCCGAGCTTGCCCCGACCCTCGCGACGGTGCGTCCGCAGGCGCTGCCCGCGACCTTGCCGGCCGACCTGGTCGGCCGCCGTGCCGATCTCGCCGCCGCGCGCTGGCGCGTGGAAGCGGCGACGCGCGGCATCGACGCTGCCAAGGCCGCCTTCTATCCCAACATCAACCTGGTCGCCCTCGCCGGCTTTTCCAGCATCGGCCTCGGCAACTGGCTCAAGAGCGGCAGCCGCGAACTGGGGCTGGGCGCCGCCGTCCACCTGCCCATCTTCGACGCCGGGCGGCTGCGCGCCGGCCTGCGCGGCACCACGGCGGACGCCGATGCAGCCGTGGACAGCTACAACGCCACCCTGCTCCAGGCGGTGCGCGAAGTCGCCGACCAGATCACCTCGCAGCAAGCCGTCGAACGCCAGGCGCGGGAGCAGCAGGCCGCTCTGGCGGCGGCGGAAAGCGCGCTCGACCTCGCGCTGCAGCGCTACCGCGCCGGGATCGGCGGCTATCTGACCGTCCTCAGCGCCGAAACCAACGTCCTGACCCAGCGGCGGACCGCCATCGACCTCAAGGCCCGCGGCATCGACACCCGCCTGCAACTGATCCGCGCCCTCGGCGGCGGCTACACGGCCGATTCGACGCCGGCCGCCGCCTGA
- a CDS encoding FitA-like ribbon-helix-helix domain-containing protein: MPTTLTLKNIPDQVYERLKAAAEAHRRSLNSEAIVCLETVLTPTRIAPSERLARARELRAGITATFRARDIDALKRQGRP, from the coding sequence ATGCCTACGACGCTGACGTTGAAGAACATTCCGGACCAAGTATATGAGCGGCTGAAGGCGGCGGCCGAGGCGCATCGCCGCAGCCTCAACAGTGAGGCGATCGTGTGCCTTGAAACGGTGCTCACGCCGACCAGGATAGCTCCCAGTGAGCGGCTTGCCCGAGCACGCGAGTTGCGGGCGGGGATCACTGCGACGTTTCGAGCGCGCGACATCGATGCCCTGAAGAGGCAAGGACGTCCATGA
- a CDS encoding type II toxin-antitoxin system RelE/ParE family toxin, with the protein MPQVRFAPAALRDLERLRDFLRPKNPAAAKRAAAAIIKAVQVLGQQPHIGRPVADLPEEFREWPIEFGDSGYVARYRYDANEDVIILGIRHQKEAGE; encoded by the coding sequence ATGCCGCAAGTGAGATTCGCGCCTGCGGCGCTGCGCGACCTGGAGCGGCTGCGCGACTTCCTGCGTCCGAAGAATCCCGCGGCCGCAAAGCGGGCTGCTGCGGCAATCATCAAGGCAGTTCAGGTTCTCGGACAACAACCGCACATCGGCCGCCCGGTGGCCGATCTGCCCGAGGAATTCCGGGAGTGGCCGATCGAATTCGGCGACAGCGGGTATGTGGCGAGGTATCGCTACGACGCGAACGAAGACGTGATCATCTTGGGGATTCGTCACCAGAAAGAGGCGGGTGAGTAG
- the thrH gene encoding bifunctional phosphoserine phosphatase/homoserine phosphotransferase ThrH produces the protein MQIVCLDLEGVLVPEIWIEFAERTGIPELRRTTRDEPDYDTLMKYRLNILAERKLGLPDIQEVISSMGPMAGAREFLDALRERYQVVILSDTFQEFAKPLMKQLGWPTLLCHRLEADANGVLVNYHLRMPDQKREAVKRFKELNLTVVAAGDSYNDTAMLGEAHGGILFHPPESVIREFPQFPVTCSYAELRREIDKAFARVA, from the coding sequence GTGCAGATCGTCTGTCTCGACCTCGAAGGTGTGCTGGTCCCCGAAATCTGGATCGAATTCGCCGAGCGTACCGGCATCCCCGAGCTGCGTCGCACGACCCGCGACGAGCCGGACTACGACACGCTGATGAAGTACCGGCTGAACATTCTCGCCGAGCGCAAGCTCGGCCTGCCGGACATCCAGGAAGTCATCTCCAGCATGGGGCCGATGGCCGGCGCGCGCGAATTCCTCGACGCGCTGCGCGAGCGCTACCAGGTCGTGATCCTGTCCGACACCTTCCAGGAGTTCGCCAAGCCGCTGATGAAGCAGCTCGGCTGGCCGACGCTGCTGTGTCACCGCCTCGAAGCCGATGCGAACGGCGTGCTCGTGAACTACCACCTGCGCATGCCGGACCAGAAGCGCGAGGCGGTCAAGCGCTTCAAGGAGCTGAACCTGACGGTGGTCGCGGCCGGCGACTCGTACAACGACACCGCGATGCTGGGTGAAGCGCATGGCGGCATCCTGTTCCATCCGCCGGAGAGCGTTATCCGCGAATTCCCGCAGTTTCCGGTGACGTGCAGCTACGCCGAGCTGCGCCGCGAGATCGACAAGGCTTTCGCCCGCGTCGCCTGA